One stretch of Zhihengliuella flava DNA includes these proteins:
- a CDS encoding carbohydrate ABC transporter permease, translating into MSHTTETRGRVSRRQRLELKSGRVKSTLTTRLASAAALVIAVLWTIPTFGLFVSSFREPDLIETTGWWTIFEHPGFTLGNYQEVLLSGSSSAPQLGEYFINSLFIAIPATLFPLVLASMAAYAFAWIKFKGSSTLFVLVFALQIVPLQLALIPLLQLTVTFLHPLMGGISDVLPFVPDQQYLPVWIAHTIFALPLAIFLLHNFIAEIPSDVIEAARVDGAGHGQIFLKIVLPLAMPAIASVAIFQFLWVWNDLLVALVFSSGTAETAPLTQRLAELAGSRGQNWARLTAGAFVSLIVPLIVFFSLQRYFVRGLLAGSAKG; encoded by the coding sequence ATGAGCCACACCACCGAAACCCGCGGGCGGGTCTCGCGGCGGCAGCGCCTGGAGCTGAAGTCGGGACGCGTGAAATCCACCCTCACCACCCGACTCGCCTCGGCGGCGGCGCTGGTGATTGCCGTGCTGTGGACCATTCCGACGTTCGGCCTCTTCGTCTCCTCCTTCCGCGAACCGGACCTCATTGAGACCACCGGCTGGTGGACCATCTTCGAGCATCCGGGATTCACGCTGGGGAACTATCAAGAAGTCCTGCTCTCGGGTTCCTCTTCCGCACCGCAGCTCGGCGAGTACTTCATTAATTCGCTCTTCATTGCCATCCCAGCCACGTTGTTCCCGCTGGTGCTCGCCTCGATGGCGGCTTACGCGTTTGCGTGGATCAAGTTCAAGGGCTCGTCGACCCTGTTTGTCTTGGTGTTTGCCCTGCAGATTGTGCCGTTGCAGTTGGCGTTGATTCCGCTCCTGCAGCTGACCGTGACGTTCCTGCACCCGTTGATGGGCGGCATTAGTGACGTCCTGCCGTTTGTTCCGGACCAGCAGTACCTACCGGTGTGGATTGCCCACACCATCTTCGCGTTGCCGCTGGCGATCTTCTTGCTGCACAACTTCATCGCGGAGATTCCGTCGGATGTGATCGAAGCGGCACGGGTTGATGGAGCCGGGCACGGGCAGATCTTCCTGAAGATCGTCCTTCCGTTGGCCATGCCGGCCATCGCGTCGGTGGCGATCTTCCAGTTCTTGTGGGTCTGGAATGACCTGTTGGTGGCGTTGGTGTTCTCCTCCGGCACCGCGGAGACGGCACCGCTGACGCAACGTCTGGCGGAGTTGGCCGGATCCCGCGGTCAAAACTGGGCCCGCCTCACCGCGGGCGCGTTCGTCTCGCTCATCGTCCCGCTGATCGTGTTCTTCTCCCTGCAGCGGTACTTTGTCCGTGGTCTCCTCGCCGGTTCCGCCAAAGGGTAA
- a CDS encoding S-layer homology domain-containing protein: MRQLNRRRKVGGFFVAFAVASSPLLPITAAQAGTASADDVLADVVVQSENNASSYDRDLFAHWSDIDGDGCDTRAEVLMRDTRVPVTYTSTNGCTVSTGDWLSMYDGHPWTAASDVDIDHLVPLAEAWESGASSWTAAQREAYANDLTFAGALVVMTDNLNQSKGARDAAEWLPPQEQCTYLSDWLVTKWRWNLTMDPVEAQVLENKLVTDCGNPSLALPSQAGTSSPIVPASNPTTPTYQQLFSDVPASHNFFASVGWLAASGVTGGFGDGTFRPNAPVTRGQFAAFLFRYSNPGERGPACTRQWFSDVPKSSSFCGYITWLAGTGISAGYADGTFRSSAPISRGEIAAMLQRYRATAAPARATCDSRRFTDVRVAFCGSITWLADTNITGGYGDGSFRPNLSVNRGQFAAFLDRYNRIFEPSNPPIVVSPPPEPKPTPTPKPTPPPKPTKPSNPGNSKNCSDFSTWSSAQSWFNKYYPYYGDVAGLDRDGDRIACETLPGAP; the protein is encoded by the coding sequence ATGAGACAGCTAAATCGAAGACGAAAAGTTGGGGGCTTCTTCGTAGCATTCGCTGTTGCATCAAGCCCCCTCTTGCCCATCACCGCCGCGCAGGCCGGAACGGCCTCTGCTGATGACGTGCTCGCCGACGTCGTCGTTCAATCAGAAAATAATGCCAGTTCGTATGATCGCGATCTGTTTGCACATTGGTCCGACATTGATGGAGACGGGTGTGACACCCGCGCGGAAGTCCTCATGCGCGACACACGTGTTCCAGTGACTTACACCAGCACGAACGGCTGCACAGTCAGCACCGGTGACTGGCTCTCAATGTACGATGGCCACCCATGGACGGCAGCGAGCGATGTCGACATTGATCACTTGGTCCCGCTCGCTGAGGCTTGGGAATCGGGAGCGAGCTCGTGGACCGCTGCCCAGCGCGAAGCCTACGCTAATGACCTGACCTTCGCCGGCGCCCTCGTGGTCATGACCGATAATCTCAATCAATCCAAAGGCGCTCGGGACGCTGCGGAATGGCTTCCCCCGCAGGAGCAGTGTACTTATCTCAGCGACTGGCTCGTGACCAAGTGGCGCTGGAACCTGACGATGGATCCAGTCGAAGCGCAAGTGCTCGAGAATAAGCTTGTCACCGACTGCGGCAATCCGTCCTTGGCCTTGCCATCACAGGCAGGAACGTCATCACCCATCGTTCCCGCGTCGAATCCAACGACACCCACCTATCAGCAACTGTTCTCCGACGTGCCGGCGTCGCACAACTTCTTCGCTTCCGTTGGCTGGCTAGCGGCGAGTGGCGTCACGGGAGGATTTGGCGATGGAACGTTCCGTCCCAACGCACCCGTGACTCGAGGCCAGTTCGCCGCATTTTTATTCCGGTACTCCAACCCCGGTGAGCGCGGACCTGCCTGTACTCGTCAGTGGTTCTCCGACGTACCGAAATCGAGCTCTTTTTGCGGCTACATCACCTGGCTGGCGGGTACTGGAATCAGCGCAGGGTATGCCGACGGCACTTTCCGCAGCTCCGCACCAATTTCCCGTGGCGAGATTGCCGCTATGCTCCAGCGCTATCGCGCCACGGCAGCCCCCGCACGCGCCACGTGCGACTCGCGGCGCTTTACCGACGTGCGCGTCGCTTTCTGCGGTTCCATCACGTGGCTCGCGGACACCAACATTACCGGTGGGTATGGAGATGGAAGTTTCCGTCCCAACCTCTCCGTGAATCGTGGCCAATTCGCTGCATTCCTCGACCGGTACAACCGAATTTTTGAACCCTCGAACCCGCCGATTGTCGTCTCCCCGCCCCCGGAACCAAAACCAACACCAACACCAAAACCGACTCCCCCACCCAAACCCACGAAGCCGTCGAACCCGGGCAATAGCAAGAACTGCTCAGACTTTTCGACGTGGTCCTCGGCACAGTCTTGGTTCAATAAGTACTACCCGTACTACGGAGACGTAGCAGGACTAGACCGAGACGGTGATCGAATCGCCTGCGAGACACTCCCCGGCGCCCCATAA
- the tadA gene encoding tRNA adenosine(34) deaminase TadA, whose protein sequence is MISRSATHAQWMGLALDEARAALSTADVPIGAVVLRPDGTVLATGRNRREADGDPTAHAEVEALRAAAATLRGTANDDGWRLSDCTLVVTLEPCAMCAGAIVLARIPRVVFGAWDDKAGAAGSVFDVLREPRLNHCVEVDAGVREAECSELLRDFFAERR, encoded by the coding sequence GTGATCTCCCGCTCTGCCACCCACGCCCAGTGGATGGGACTTGCCCTCGACGAGGCCAGGGCCGCCCTTAGCACGGCGGACGTGCCGATCGGCGCCGTCGTTCTCCGACCAGACGGCACGGTACTGGCCACCGGGCGCAATCGGCGCGAAGCGGACGGGGACCCCACGGCTCACGCGGAAGTCGAGGCCCTGCGCGCCGCGGCGGCGACGCTACGCGGCACCGCCAACGACGACGGCTGGCGGCTGTCCGACTGCACGCTGGTGGTCACGCTGGAACCGTGTGCGATGTGCGCGGGAGCCATCGTGCTGGCCCGCATTCCGCGGGTGGTGTTCGGCGCGTGGGATGACAAGGCGGGCGCCGCTGGCTCGGTGTTCGACGTGCTGCGGGAACCGCGGCTGAACCACTGTGTGGAGGTGGACGCCGGGGTGCGGGAAGCCGAATGCTCCGAGCTGCTGCGAGACTTCTTCGCCGAGCGGCGATGA